A genomic region of Cannabis sativa cultivar Pink pepper isolate KNU-18-1 chromosome 1, ASM2916894v1, whole genome shotgun sequence contains the following coding sequences:
- the LOC115703653 gene encoding uncharacterized protein At2g39795, mitochondrial, producing MAAFTSLIRKSASSLAPLAFRAVRTQRNYQSLVVVAINHTNFSQNHHSHSPLVPAFHYSTESKKPSSDESLLRVIESEIHCATETDDQDRVEEVPNGFPFEIQDNPGLQTITLKRKYQGEDIQVEVHMPDLVTGGQNDDGDDGDDDEKSIQSSIPLVVNVSKKSGPALEFSCTAYPDEIAIESLTVKHPENSGDEIAYEGPDFHDLDENLQKSFHKYLEIRGIKPSTTNFLHEYMINKDSREYLLWLEKLKKFVQA from the exons ATGGCTGCTTTTACTTCCCTTATTCGCAAATCAGCGTCTTCCTTGGCTCCATTAGCTTTTCGGGCTGTCCGGACTCAGAGGAATTACCAGTCTTTGGTTGTGGTTGCCATAAACCATACTAATTTTTCTCAAAATCACCACTCTCACTCCCCTTTGGTTCCAGCCTTTCACTACTCCACCGAGTCAAAGAAACCCAGCTCAGACGAGTCGCTTCTCCGAGTAATCGAGTCAGAAATCCATTGCGCCACAGAAACTGACGATCAGGACCGG GTTGAAGAGGTTCCAAATGGTTTCCCTTTTGAAATTCAAGATAATCCTGGACTACAAACCATAACCCTAAAGAGAAAATATCAAGGAGAAGATATTCAAGTTGAAGTTCATATGCCTGATCTAGTCACTGGTGGACAAAATGACGATGGTGATGATGGAGACGATGATGAAAAATCTATTCAATCTAGCATTCCACTAGTTGTAAATGTCTCCAAGAAGAGTGGACCTGCACTAGAGTTCAGTTGCACTGCCTACCCTGATGAAATTGCAATTGAAAGCTTGACTGTGAAACATCCAGAAAACTCTGGTGATGAAATTGCCTATGAAGGGCCTGACTTCCA TGATTTGGATGAGAATCTGCAGAAGTCATTCCACAAGTACTTGGAGATTAGAGGAATCAAGCCCAGCACAACAAACTTCTTGCATGAGTACATGATCAACAAAGACAGTAGAGAATATTTGTTGTGGTTGGAGAAACTTAAGAAATTCGTCCAAGCATAA